The Nitrospirota bacterium genome window below encodes:
- a CDS encoding 2-oxoacid:acceptor oxidoreductase family protein, whose translation MADMLEIRWHGRGGQGTVTAAKVLADACLSGGRHVQAFPEYGPERAGAPLRAYNRISSHELRMHCPVLKPEIVSVVDATLIDAIDVAEGATESATFVVNSSREPGEIRNKLNATQGQKVFTIDATKIAIECIGRALPNAPMLGAICKVTNLVTLEHLLEDVRKSFGKKFSQKIIDGNLEATRRGYEEVREG comes from the coding sequence ATGGCTGATATGTTGGAAATCAGATGGCATGGAAGAGGGGGGCAGGGAACTGTCACTGCTGCGAAAGTGCTCGCCGATGCCTGCCTGAGCGGTGGCAGGCATGTCCAGGCATTCCCCGAATACGGACCGGAAAGGGCTGGCGCTCCGTTAAGGGCATATAACAGAATCAGTTCACATGAACTCAGGATGCATTGCCCGGTTCTCAAACCCGAGATAGTAAGTGTAGTTGATGCGACATTGATTGATGCAATAGATGTTGCCGAAGGCGCTACCGAGTCTGCAACTTTTGTCGTGAATTCTTCCAGGGAACCGGGGGAAATACGAAACAAGCTGAACGCGACACAGGGACAAAAGGTATTTACCATAGACGCCACGAAAATTGCGATTGAGTGTATTGGAAGAGCGCTTCCGAACGCCCCCATGCTTGGTGCGATCTGTAAGGTGACAAATCTTGTGACACTCGAACATCTTCTTGAAGATGTCAGAAAGAGCTTCGGGAAAAAATTTTCGCAAAAGATTATCGACGGCAATCTGGAAGCAACAAGACGCGGGT
- a CDS encoding molybdopterin-dependent oxidoreductase, with protein sequence MEKLVKLQIDGKEVHAPAGMNLIDAGHLADVFIPNLCYLKGMKGFGACRLCLVEVEGMKSPVIACNTKVREGMVVHTQTEKVRDIRRFILDLILAIHPLDCMTCTKAGICKLQEYAYEYELKGTSFTRKKMGYPIDQINPFIRRDPEYCILCGRCVRVCKEQGTNVLDFIGRGINAEIGTAYNKSLRESGCTFCGSCIDACPVNALPEADRWRKGREWEYKKIQSVCLLCGSGCDILVSVKDGSIQKINTGEKPGSAKKYICAYGRFGYDCIEERTKLVSPLKRVKGELRETTWKDALSIVAGKLKDAGKNTGFISTAGIMNEDALALKKFAKNVVKTKNFDTTLSLYSDVHSLRDSQSALITNSDLLVLVGLNPSQWNRVLPALDASIRKRVNRGGKLIVMNSSDTRIEEAAMLSLKGDELQILKGVAKALIDRGLKADKQLKTAVRDAEITEDMEKAAKLIAEADRPILFTSPSLFDAAANISLIKGRVIAVGLESNARGIALAGLSTEGKTYKEMVNDRMKVLYAVGEVPLTSRPAADFLVVQTSHFTDLAEQADIVLPSTTSFETEGTMIDYLGRLKHINQVIEPMGLTKSHRDILIALSKIIKPAIKKPTDAEIKKMSKGKQKLAFSPFVRKEGFDISPHEFIEAVNASVLKGRRLSWLKEALAAVAV encoded by the coding sequence ATGGAAAAACTGGTGAAGCTTCAGATAGACGGGAAAGAGGTGCACGCACCTGCAGGCATGAACCTCATCGATGCAGGGCATCTCGCCGATGTTTTCATCCCCAATCTCTGTTATCTCAAGGGTATGAAAGGGTTCGGAGCGTGCAGATTATGCCTCGTGGAAGTGGAAGGAATGAAGTCGCCCGTTATCGCCTGCAACACCAAGGTCAGAGAAGGGATGGTGGTGCATACCCAGACCGAAAAAGTAAGGGATATCAGAAGGTTCATCCTTGATCTGATCCTTGCCATCCATCCGCTCGACTGCATGACATGCACAAAAGCAGGAATCTGCAAGCTTCAGGAATATGCATATGAATACGAACTGAAGGGGACTTCATTCACACGGAAGAAGATGGGGTACCCGATCGATCAGATCAATCCTTTCATCAGGAGGGACCCGGAATACTGTATCCTCTGCGGACGCTGTGTCAGGGTGTGCAAGGAGCAGGGGACAAATGTCCTTGATTTTATCGGCAGGGGAATCAACGCCGAGATCGGGACCGCGTACAACAAGTCTCTCAGAGAGTCCGGGTGCACCTTCTGCGGAAGCTGCATAGACGCATGCCCTGTCAATGCCCTCCCCGAGGCAGACAGATGGCGGAAAGGGCGCGAGTGGGAATACAAAAAGATACAGTCTGTATGTCTTCTTTGCGGGAGCGGATGTGACATCCTCGTGAGCGTAAAAGACGGCAGCATCCAGAAGATCAATACCGGGGAAAAACCTGGCTCAGCAAAAAAATATATCTGTGCGTATGGAAGATTCGGGTATGACTGCATTGAAGAAAGGACAAAACTTGTCAGCCCCCTGAAAAGGGTGAAGGGTGAGCTTCGGGAAACGACATGGAAAGACGCGCTTAGCATCGTTGCGGGAAAACTTAAGGACGCGGGCAAGAATACCGGATTTATCAGCACCGCGGGGATCATGAATGAAGATGCGCTTGCCCTTAAGAAATTCGCGAAGAATGTGGTGAAAACCAAAAACTTTGATACAACGTTGAGCCTTTATTCCGATGTCCATTCCCTCAGGGACTCACAGTCAGCCCTTATTACGAATTCTGACCTCCTTGTCCTCGTCGGGCTGAATCCGTCCCAGTGGAACAGGGTATTGCCAGCGCTCGATGCCTCCATACGAAAGAGGGTGAACAGAGGGGGCAAACTTATCGTAATGAATTCCTCGGATACCAGAATCGAAGAAGCAGCGATGCTCAGCCTGAAAGGGGATGAACTCCAGATCCTGAAGGGAGTCGCAAAGGCGCTCATCGACAGGGGCCTCAAGGCGGACAAGCAGTTGAAAACCGCAGTCAGGGATGCGGAAATTACCGAAGATATGGAGAAGGCAGCAAAGTTGATCGCAGAGGCCGACAGACCCATCCTGTTTACCTCCCCTTCACTTTTCGACGCAGCTGCGAATATCTCCCTGATCAAGGGGAGGGTAATCGCCGTCGGCCTGGAAAGCAATGCAAGGGGTATAGCCCTCGCCGGGTTGTCAACAGAAGGAAAAACCTATAAGGAGATGGTGAATGACCGTATGAAGGTCCTGTACGCAGTCGGAGAGGTGCCCCTCACCAGCAGACCGGCTGCAGATTTCCTTGTTGTGCAGACCTCGCATTTTACCGACCTTGCGGAACAGGCTGATATCGTGCTTCCCTCGACAACTTCCTTCGAGACCGAGGGTACCATGATTGATTATCTTGGAAGATTAAAGCACATTAATCAGGTCATAGAGCCTATGGGGCTCACAAAAAGCCATAGAGACATCCTCATCGCCCTTTCGAAAATAATAAAACCTGCGATAAAGAAACCGACAGATGCGGAAATCAAGAAGATGTCAAAAGGAAAACAGAAACTCGCATTCAGTCCATTTGTGAGGAAAGAAGGGTTCGACATTTCCCCGCATGAATTCATAGAGGCGGTGAATGCCTCTGTCCTGAAAGGGAGGAGGCTTTCATGGCTCAAAGAGGCATTGGCAGCGGTTGCAGTATAG
- a CDS encoding NADH-ubiquinone oxidoreductase-F iron-sulfur binding region domain-containing protein — protein sequence MQKLTSLDDLKALRKRLAREGVLAPNKKRIRVCCGTACRANHSLTLADNLMAGARSGNEEVEVITTGCQGLCQLGPVMTVQPQGYFYHRVTPERAGDVLMRTVMGGKPVWDLLFRRSLGEKPAYFIKDVPFYRKQLRIALRNNGRIDPTNIFQYIAVGGYAALEKALSSMTPQQVLDEVKRANLRGRGGAGFPAGIKWEHTKKAPDPVKLVIANGDEGDPGAFMDRSIMEGDPHSLLEGMMLCAYAIGAEHGIIYVRHEYPLAVRHLSIAIEQAEALGLLGDNILGKGFHFTVQIREGAGAFVCGEATALVASIEGERGFPRLRPPRLSEPGGGPWGYPSNLNNIETYVCVPHIIERGAGWFLKTGTAGSPGTKVFALTGKVKNTGLVEVPMGITLREIIFDIGGGIIGDKKFKAVQTGGPSGGCIPEQYLDLPIDFDSLAKVGSIMGSGGMVVMDEDNCIVDVAKFFLSFCQAESCGKCYPCRVGTYQMLQILEKITSGFGEEGDIERLEALGRYVKRSSLCGLGRSAPNPVLTTIRYFREEYDEHVREKYCRAFVCQGLGQVSLNTEVCYQCKRCVDECPYEAIKESEDGFFYVDQVDCQRCKACFTVCPLGAIEIKEQPVIYIDRELCYFCRNCINVCRVGAIKETSTGFVIDSTLCKKCGDCLKECPMGAIQYEKEGRILKSMVGEAVEMPIPEEREEPIEEITLDEIRKDAEEKTCAVQKSLTFIEEFIAGPMCGRCYPCSLGTEEAKIRLLRISQHLEEAGEADILALRRIASNMISSSYCKKGRDTGKFLLEKLTSGEEEFRMHLSGICPKRECISSLSYLINQDLCIRCGECALRCKFDAIHGETAESDPSKFIYFEIKQRQCVLCGECIKVCPTGAIELISKVQEEFIEQS from the coding sequence ATGCAAAAATTAACCAGTCTGGATGACCTGAAAGCCCTCCGAAAAAGACTTGCCAGAGAAGGTGTGTTAGCTCCCAACAAGAAGAGAATCCGGGTGTGTTGCGGAACGGCATGCAGAGCCAATCACTCTCTTACGTTAGCTGACAATCTCATGGCAGGGGCCCGGAGCGGGAATGAGGAAGTAGAAGTAATCACCACCGGATGCCAGGGACTCTGTCAATTGGGGCCTGTAATGACAGTGCAGCCCCAGGGCTATTTCTACCATAGGGTGACACCGGAAAGAGCAGGAGATGTGCTTATGCGCACTGTCATGGGCGGAAAGCCGGTATGGGATCTCCTGTTCCGCAGGTCTCTCGGAGAAAAGCCTGCATACTTTATTAAGGACGTGCCGTTTTACCGGAAACAGCTCAGGATTGCCCTCAGGAATAATGGAAGAATCGATCCTACCAATATTTTTCAATATATCGCGGTCGGGGGATATGCTGCACTCGAAAAAGCATTGTCCTCAATGACGCCACAGCAGGTGCTCGATGAAGTGAAAAGAGCAAACCTGAGGGGGAGGGGCGGCGCCGGGTTTCCCGCGGGCATCAAATGGGAACATACGAAAAAAGCGCCGGATCCGGTAAAACTGGTTATTGCAAACGGAGATGAAGGCGACCCCGGTGCATTTATGGACAGGTCGATCATGGAGGGAGACCCCCACAGCCTTCTCGAAGGGATGATGCTCTGTGCGTATGCAATCGGCGCAGAACATGGAATTATCTACGTCCGCCATGAATACCCCCTTGCGGTCAGGCATCTTTCAATCGCTATTGAGCAGGCTGAAGCCTTGGGCTTACTGGGGGACAATATTCTCGGGAAGGGTTTTCACTTTACTGTCCAGATCAGGGAAGGCGCAGGTGCATTTGTCTGCGGCGAAGCCACTGCGCTTGTTGCTTCGATAGAAGGCGAGCGGGGGTTCCCCCGCCTGAGACCACCGAGGCTGTCCGAACCCGGTGGCGGACCATGGGGCTATCCGTCAAACCTGAATAATATAGAAACCTATGTCTGTGTCCCTCATATTATCGAAAGAGGCGCAGGGTGGTTCCTGAAGACAGGAACCGCAGGTTCACCCGGCACGAAGGTGTTCGCACTTACCGGTAAAGTAAAGAACACCGGACTTGTGGAAGTGCCCATGGGGATAACCCTGCGGGAGATCATCTTTGACATCGGCGGGGGGATCATAGGAGACAAGAAATTCAAGGCCGTACAGACCGGAGGGCCATCGGGAGGATGCATTCCCGAGCAGTATCTTGATCTGCCCATCGATTTTGATTCACTTGCCAAAGTCGGCTCGATTATGGGCTCAGGCGGAATGGTCGTCATGGACGAAGACAACTGCATTGTGGATGTCGCAAAGTTTTTCCTGTCGTTCTGCCAGGCTGAGTCGTGCGGCAAATGTTATCCATGCAGGGTAGGCACCTATCAGATGCTCCAGATACTCGAAAAGATCACCTCCGGCTTTGGTGAGGAGGGTGACATCGAGAGACTCGAAGCGCTGGGAAGGTATGTGAAGCGCAGTTCCCTGTGCGGGCTTGGCAGAAGCGCGCCAAACCCCGTTCTCACTACCATCAGATATTTCCGCGAGGAATATGATGAACATGTGAGGGAGAAATACTGCAGGGCCTTCGTATGCCAGGGGCTCGGACAGGTCTCGTTGAATACCGAGGTCTGTTACCAGTGCAAGCGATGTGTGGATGAATGCCCTTATGAGGCCATCAAGGAATCCGAAGACGGATTCTTTTATGTCGACCAGGTTGATTGCCAGAGGTGCAAGGCGTGTTTTACCGTATGCCCCCTCGGCGCAATAGAAATAAAGGAACAGCCGGTTATTTACATAGACAGGGAACTCTGCTATTTCTGCAGGAACTGCATCAATGTATGCAGAGTTGGCGCAATTAAGGAAACGTCTACCGGGTTTGTGATTGACAGCACTCTCTGCAAAAAATGCGGTGACTGCCTGAAAGAGTGCCCAATGGGGGCTATCCAGTATGAAAAAGAGGGCAGAATCCTCAAAAGCATGGTTGGCGAGGCTGTCGAAATGCCGATTCCTGAGGAGAGAGAAGAGCCCATTGAGGAGATAACCCTCGATGAAATCAGAAAAGATGCCGAGGAGAAAACATGCGCAGTGCAGAAGTCGCTTACCTTTATTGAGGAATTTATCGCAGGGCCGATGTGCGGCAGATGCTATCCCTGTTCATTGGGGACTGAAGAAGCAAAAATACGACTGCTCAGGATCAGCCAGCATCTCGAGGAGGCGGGGGAAGCAGACATCCTCGCGCTCAGAAGAATCGCTTCCAATATGATCTCGTCTTCATATTGCAAGAAGGGAAGGGATACCGGCAAGTTCCTTCTCGAAAAGCTGACATCCGGGGAAGAGGAATTCAGAATGCATCTTTCCGGCATATGTCCGAAAAGAGAATGCATCAGTTCTCTCTCATATCTGATAAACCAGGATCTGTGCATCAGGTGCGGAGAATGTGCGCTCAGGTGCAAATTTGATGCAATACACGGCGAGACGGCAGAATCTGATCCCTCGAAATTTATCTATTTTGAGATCAAGCAGAGGCAATGCGTGCTGTGCGGGGAATGCATCAAGGTCTGTCCGACAGGGGCGATTGAACTCATCTCGAAGGTTCAGGAAGAATTTATTGAGCAATCATAG
- a CDS encoding NAD(P)H-dependent oxidoreductase subunit E produces MKVEEIDVNRQIGRIGEILNAREKKRGILIQALQQIQAALGYLPEESVQELSKKLNLSMSEIFSVASFYRMFYFKPRGKKILKVCLGTACYVRGSKNVLNALEQEFNIKSGETTEDLALTLETVGCVGCCGLAPVTTMNENVMGEITGSGKLKAIIQSIRE; encoded by the coding sequence ATGAAAGTCGAAGAGATAGATGTGAACAGGCAGATAGGCAGGATCGGCGAGATCCTGAATGCACGGGAGAAAAAACGGGGCATTCTTATTCAGGCGCTGCAACAGATCCAGGCAGCGCTGGGGTATCTGCCGGAGGAGAGTGTACAGGAACTTTCCAAAAAACTGAATCTCTCCATGTCTGAAATCTTCAGTGTGGCAAGCTTTTACCGCATGTTTTATTTCAAGCCAAGAGGAAAGAAGATCCTGAAAGTGTGCCTCGGCACAGCCTGTTATGTACGGGGTTCAAAAAATGTACTGAACGCCCTGGAACAGGAATTCAATATCAAGAGCGGCGAAACAACCGAAGACCTTGCACTCACACTGGAGACAGTGGGATGCGTAGGGTGCTGCGGGCTTGCACCTGTTACTACCATGAATGAGAATGTTATGGGTGAAATTACAGGAAGCGGAAAGTTAAAGGCAATAATACAGTCAATACGAGAATAG